The Enterococcus sp. 7F3_DIV0205 genome has a window encoding:
- a CDS encoding DeoR family transcriptional regulator yields the protein MKTSQGDVFRRREKLIERLNTADSQTVNELAAFFDVSAVTIRRDLLFLEKKKMIERFYGGVKLIKKQPVSQPAIQEERVFPVAVFVEELATMLPNKAQIFVSAGNFSTAIIHALSFLEVSVLTNDVTALSIDHPEKKALITISGGELEKNTNALVGDFAIHAFNKIEADLCIVEAAGFNTHEVTTNTLSESFIYRTMIQHTKGPKIVYTPSINLESVSSFMIDRTYLFDFLYTDSAISTTLLANYQARGIPVKVLFE from the coding sequence ATGAAAACAAGTCAAGGTGATGTGTTTAGACGACGGGAAAAATTGATTGAGCGGTTGAACACAGCAGACAGCCAAACTGTGAATGAACTAGCTGCATTTTTTGATGTTTCAGCCGTTACGATCAGACGAGATCTTCTTTTTTTGGAAAAGAAAAAGATGATCGAACGTTTTTATGGTGGTGTAAAATTAATCAAAAAACAGCCAGTATCACAGCCTGCGATTCAAGAAGAACGGGTATTTCCTGTTGCAGTATTCGTTGAAGAACTCGCAACTATGCTACCAAATAAGGCACAAATCTTCGTTAGCGCTGGAAATTTTTCTACAGCAATCATTCATGCATTATCTTTTCTTGAGGTCAGTGTTTTAACGAATGATGTTACAGCTCTTTCCATTGATCATCCTGAGAAAAAAGCCTTGATTACAATCAGCGGTGGTGAACTTGAGAAAAATACAAACGCACTTGTTGGTGATTTTGCTATCCATGCTTTTAATAAAATTGAAGCAGATCTTTGTATCGTTGAAGCTGCTGGTTTTAATACACATGAAGTAACGACCAACACGTTGAGCGAATCCTTTATTTACCGCACAATGATCCAGCATACCAAAGGACCAAAAATTGTTTACACCCCTTCTATTAACTTAGAATCAGTTAGCTCATTTATGATCGATAGAACCTATTTATTTGATTTCCTGTATACAGATAGCGCCATCTCTACAACTCTTTTGGCGAATTATCAAGCAAGAGGAATCCCCGTTAAAGTGTTATTTGAATAA